The following coding sequences are from one Lysinibacillus sp. FSL W8-0992 window:
- a CDS encoding DegV family protein — protein MRTAIVTDSTAYITPEERARLNIRMIPLSVNIAGELFAEEVDITASEFYDKVRGAKEFPKTTQPPIGEFASLFEELANDYDEVISIHLSSGISGTYQGAVQAGEMVEGIDVYAFDSEISCAVQGFYVLRAAEMAAEGCSAQEILAALADMKQYIRAYFIVDDLAHLQRGGRLSSAAALIGGLLQVKPVLHFVDKVIVPFEKIRTRKKALKRAEDLLAEDANKYDKMDAVVIHGNCQKEAEEWLAQLAATYPNVNFKLSYFGPVIGTHLGEGAMGLGWTKK, from the coding sequence ATGAGGACGGCAATCGTAACAGATAGTACTGCATACATTACGCCAGAAGAACGCGCGCGCTTAAACATTCGTATGATTCCGTTAAGTGTAAACATCGCAGGTGAATTATTCGCAGAGGAAGTAGATATTACTGCTTCTGAGTTTTATGATAAAGTACGTGGGGCAAAAGAATTCCCTAAAACAACACAGCCACCGATTGGTGAATTTGCTTCTCTCTTTGAAGAGTTGGCAAATGATTATGACGAAGTAATTTCCATTCATTTATCGAGTGGTATAAGTGGTACATATCAAGGAGCTGTCCAAGCAGGAGAAATGGTGGAAGGTATTGATGTGTACGCATTTGACAGCGAGATTTCTTGCGCTGTTCAAGGCTTTTACGTGCTACGTGCAGCTGAAATGGCGGCAGAAGGTTGCTCGGCACAAGAAATATTAGCAGCATTAGCGGACATGAAGCAGTATATTCGTGCTTACTTCATTGTAGATGACTTAGCGCACTTACAACGTGGGGGACGTCTATCTTCAGCAGCAGCTTTAATCGGAGGCTTATTACAAGTAAAGCCTGTTTTGCATTTTGTAGATAAGGTAATCGTACCATTTGAAAAAATTCGCACACGTAAAAAAGCACTAAAGCGTGCAGAAGACTTACTAGCTGAAGATGCAAACAAGTATGACAAGATGGATGCAGTAGTCATTCACGGCAACTGTCAAAAAGAAGCTGAGGAATGGTTAGCGCAGCTCGCTGCGACATACCCAAACGTAAACTTTAAATTGAGCTATTTCGGCCCAGTTATTGGCACACACTTAGGTGAAGGCGCAATGGGACTAGGCTGGACAAAAAAATAA
- a CDS encoding nuclear transport factor 2 family protein, producing the protein MLKKSILAVLTLLVLTACGNKEDDLTAKEREKVIEDGTVGFEMMGGEVEKATNVPANEEKAIIAAFDEYIAAFNDKDIHRYMNTISKNPKGFNYDEDKVFAEKVFDQSDTKRDVANVTIAKYEQEEAQVFANVTTHSLQLETNVEHESAGRQVTVFVKEDGAWKVTSVFYIGDDTKSSTGNQ; encoded by the coding sequence ATGTTAAAGAAAAGTATTCTAGCAGTTTTAACCTTATTAGTGTTAACTGCCTGTGGCAATAAAGAAGATGATTTAACTGCAAAAGAGCGTGAAAAGGTTATTGAAGATGGTACAGTAGGCTTTGAAATGATGGGTGGAGAAGTCGAAAAAGCAACGAATGTACCAGCTAATGAGGAAAAAGCAATTATAGCGGCGTTTGATGAATATATTGCCGCATTCAATGATAAAGACATCCATCGATATATGAATACGATATCTAAGAACCCAAAAGGATTTAATTATGATGAAGATAAAGTATTTGCAGAGAAAGTATTTGATCAATCCGATACGAAACGCGATGTTGCAAATGTGACTATTGCGAAGTATGAACAGGAAGAAGCTCAAGTATTTGCCAATGTGACAACGCACTCACTCCAACTTGAGACCAATGTAGAACACGAAAGTGCCGGGCGTCAAGTTACGGTGTTTGTGAAAGAGGATGGAGCTTGGAAAGTGACGAGCGTCTTTTACATTGGCGATGACACAAAGTCTAGCACCGGCAATCAATAA
- a CDS encoding response regulator transcription factor, with protein sequence MTKIIIVDDHQLFREGVKRILDFEDTFDVIAEGDDGTDVVNLYAENQPDVVLMDINMPGKNGVEATADLIAEYPDAKVIMLSIHDDETYVTHALKSGALGYMLKEMDADEIVEAIKVVANGGSYLHPKVTKNLVAEFRRLSEHENKGNFHQTEIRRPFHLLTKRECEVLQLLTDGQSNRTIGETLFISEKTVKNHVSSILQKMNVNDRTQAVVTAIKNGWVEVR encoded by the coding sequence ATGACGAAGATTATTATTGTAGACGATCACCAGCTATTCCGAGAAGGAGTTAAACGCATCTTAGATTTTGAAGATACGTTTGATGTAATTGCAGAAGGTGACGATGGCACAGATGTCGTGAACTTATACGCGGAAAATCAACCAGATGTTGTTTTAATGGATATCAATATGCCAGGAAAAAATGGTGTTGAGGCAACAGCTGATTTAATTGCAGAATATCCAGATGCAAAAGTAATTATGCTATCTATCCATGATGACGAAACATATGTAACACATGCACTAAAATCAGGTGCACTTGGCTATATGCTAAAAGAGATGGATGCTGACGAAATCGTAGAAGCGATTAAAGTAGTAGCTAATGGCGGCTCATATTTACATCCAAAAGTAACAAAAAATTTAGTAGCAGAATTCCGTCGCCTTTCTGAACATGAAAACAAAGGTAATTTCCACCAAACAGAGATTCGTCGTCCATTCCATTTACTAACAAAACGTGAATGTGAAGTTTTACAATTACTAACAGATGGCCAATCTAACCGTACAATCGGTGAGACACTATTTATTTCGGAAAAAACAGTTAAAAACCACGTTTCAAGCATTTTACAAAAAATGAACGTAAACGACCGTACGCAAGCTGTAGTAACAGCCATCAAAAATGGTTGGGTTGAAGTACGATAA
- a CDS encoding sensor histidine kinase has product MFSNDTFDLKSLDDVFNRMLETIMSSKDDIFIISEQSRRSFEDMQQELEIVRKQISTVIDEGDALEKSTQLAKQRLVLVSKAFDNYTEEQVRDAYETAHDFQLKLSVIRTQEKQLRDKRDDLERRLRGLLDTIERADHIVNQVNVILNYLTSDLKNVGLALEQAKMKQDFGIRIIAAQEEERKRLSREIHDGPAQMLANVLMRTDLIERTYREKGIEYALAEIADLKKTVRNALSEVRRIIYDLRPMALDDLGIVPTLKKYLSTVTEYNPGVEIHFQSRSTEQRIPSNYEVSIFRLVQECVTNAMKHGKCKDIWVKLEWLNNAVNIVVKDDGVGFDQKVVKDHSFGILGMRERIEILNGTISIESEINRGTTVLFKIPLEVD; this is encoded by the coding sequence ATGTTTTCAAATGATACCTTCGATTTAAAGTCGCTTGATGACGTATTCAATCGAATGTTAGAAACAATAATGAGCTCTAAAGACGATATTTTCATTATAAGTGAACAAAGCCGTAGAAGCTTTGAAGATATGCAACAAGAGCTAGAAATTGTTCGAAAACAGATTTCAACTGTCATCGATGAAGGCGATGCTTTAGAAAAAAGCACGCAACTTGCTAAGCAAAGACTTGTGTTAGTGAGTAAAGCTTTTGATAATTATACCGAAGAACAAGTTAGAGATGCATATGAAACGGCCCATGATTTTCAATTGAAGCTCTCCGTCATTAGAACACAAGAAAAGCAACTTCGCGACAAAAGAGATGATTTAGAGCGACGTCTAAGAGGATTACTCGATACAATTGAACGTGCTGATCATATTGTCAATCAAGTAAATGTTATTTTAAATTATTTAACTTCTGATTTAAAAAATGTTGGGTTAGCGCTTGAACAAGCGAAAATGAAACAAGATTTTGGTATACGAATAATCGCAGCGCAAGAAGAAGAGCGAAAACGTTTATCAAGAGAAATTCATGATGGACCTGCCCAAATGTTGGCCAATGTCTTAATGCGTACGGACTTAATTGAAAGAACGTATCGTGAGAAGGGCATTGAATATGCTTTGGCTGAAATTGCTGATTTGAAGAAAACAGTGCGCAATGCGCTATCAGAAGTGCGACGTATTATTTATGATTTACGTCCTATGGCACTAGATGATTTGGGAATTGTGCCGACATTAAAGAAATATTTGTCGACTGTGACCGAATATAATCCTGGTGTTGAAATCCATTTTCAGTCAAGAAGCACAGAGCAACGGATTCCATCAAATTATGAGGTATCCATTTTCCGATTAGTGCAGGAATGTGTAACAAATGCTATGAAACACGGGAAATGTAAGGATATTTGGGTAAAACTTGAATGGTTGAACAATGCGGTAAATATTGTCGTAAAAGATGATGGCGTTGGATTCGACCAGAAAGTCGTAAAAGATCATTCCTTTGGTATTTTAGGAATGCGAGAAAGAATAGAAATATTAAATGGTACAATCTCAATTGAAAGTGAGATAAATCGTGGCACCACGGTATTATTTAAAATTCCGTTAGAAGTAGATTAA
- a CDS encoding YigZ family protein, which produces MRDNYLTVKGYGESEIIISKSRFLTYIERAESEEDAMMFIERIKKMHHNATHNCSAYIIGEHDHIQKANDDGEPSGTAGVPMLEVLKKQGLKDTVVVVTRYFGGIKLGGGGLIRAYGKATTEGLLAAQVVERKLHHLMKIVIDYTWLGKVENEIRNSAYALEEIRYLEGVEIIVSVLKEEENQFINWITELTNGQASISFESAQFIEFIVK; this is translated from the coding sequence ATGAGAGATAACTATTTAACTGTAAAAGGCTATGGAGAAAGTGAAATCATAATTTCTAAATCTCGCTTTCTCACTTATATAGAACGCGCTGAAAGCGAAGAGGATGCAATGATGTTTATTGAGCGCATAAAAAAAATGCATCATAATGCGACACATAATTGCTCAGCTTATATAATTGGGGAGCATGATCATATTCAAAAGGCAAATGATGATGGGGAACCTAGTGGCACGGCAGGCGTCCCAATGTTAGAGGTATTAAAAAAACAAGGCTTAAAAGATACGGTCGTTGTCGTCACACGCTACTTTGGTGGCATTAAATTGGGCGGTGGCGGTCTTATTCGTGCGTACGGTAAAGCAACAACAGAGGGATTACTCGCTGCACAAGTTGTCGAACGCAAGCTACACCATCTAATGAAAATTGTAATCGACTACACTTGGCTCGGAAAAGTAGAAAATGAGATTCGTAACTCCGCTTATGCATTAGAGGAAATTCGCTACTTGGAAGGTGTCGAAATCATTGTTTCCGTGTTAAAAGAGGAAGAAAATCAATTTATAAATTGGATTACAGAACTTACAAATGGACAAGCATCCATCTCATTCGAGAGCGCGCAATTTATCGAATTTATTGTGAAATAA
- a CDS encoding LCP family protein, giving the protein MKRTNVKRKKRTSKASLIIKVALLLVASFLICVTAYGVYITKQAEHAANSAHEELEGRDVSTLREEKVEPVHDNVSILFVGVDDSENRGQGSDHSRSDALILATLNNNTKTIKMLSIPRDSYVNIPSVGYKDKITHAHALGGTLATIETVEGLLDIPIDYYVRMNFNAFIDVVDALGGIEAEVPYALHEKDEFDRNTINLKPGLQHLSGSQALALARTRKQDNDIQRGIRQQEILTAITNKVASVGSITKYDDVIKAIGDNMKTNMTFSEMKSFLSYLKQGKPRIDSLTLDGSDDMSTGVYYYQLDQQSVDDVSQILKNHLALKSSSTLTNNNTDKDNAAGDDSSTNESAQ; this is encoded by the coding sequence ATGAAAAGAACGAATGTAAAAAGGAAAAAGAGGACTTCTAAAGCTTCTTTAATAATAAAAGTAGCATTACTACTTGTTGCTAGTTTCCTAATTTGCGTTACGGCCTACGGAGTCTATATTACAAAGCAAGCCGAACACGCTGCAAACTCAGCACATGAAGAATTAGAAGGTCGCGATGTTTCTACACTAAGAGAAGAAAAAGTAGAACCGGTTCATGATAATGTTTCTATTTTATTTGTAGGTGTTGATGATAGTGAAAATCGTGGGCAAGGTTCTGATCACTCACGTTCAGATGCACTGATTTTAGCTACATTAAACAACAATACAAAAACGATTAAAATGTTAAGTATTCCTCGTGATTCTTACGTTAATATTCCTTCAGTAGGATATAAAGATAAAATCACGCATGCACATGCTTTAGGTGGTACGCTGGCAACAATTGAAACGGTTGAAGGACTGCTAGATATTCCAATCGACTACTATGTGCGCATGAACTTCAATGCATTTATTGATGTTGTCGACGCATTAGGTGGCATTGAAGCTGAAGTACCATATGCTCTACATGAAAAAGATGAATTTGATCGTAATACGATTAATTTAAAACCAGGTTTACAACATTTAAGTGGTAGTCAAGCACTTGCACTAGCACGTACACGTAAACAAGATAATGATATCCAACGTGGTATTCGACAACAAGAAATTTTAACAGCAATTACAAATAAAGTAGCTTCAGTCGGTTCGATTACAAAGTATGACGATGTCATAAAGGCGATTGGCGATAATATGAAAACAAATATGACATTTAGTGAAATGAAATCATTCCTGTCTTATTTAAAACAAGGTAAACCACGCATCGATTCGTTAACTTTAGATGGTAGCGATGATATGTCTACAGGCGTTTACTATTATCAATTAGACCAACAATCAGTTGATGATGTGTCACAAATTCTTAAAAACCATCTTGCTTTAAAATCATCTTCTACTTTAACAAATAATAATACAGATAAAGATAATGCAGCTGGCGACGACAGTTCGACTAACGAGTCAGCACAATAA
- a CDS encoding glycosyltransferase family 4 protein, whose protein sequence is MLYVSLIAAFVASILLTPLVKRLAFRIGAVDAPNYRKVHARIMPRLGGLAIFLAFLIGLAFIQPQGENSLAIIIGACIIVATGVIDDMREISAKAKMLGQVVAALVVIFVGGIQIDFINLPFGGQLDFGFLSIPFTILWIVGITNAINLIDGLDGLAAGVSSIALITLSGMAFIMGDMFVLAFAAILAAATIGFLFYNFHPAKIFMGDTGALFLGFMISVLALLGYKNFTIISLIIPVIMLGVPISDTFFAIVRRLRMKKKWSDPDKSHLHHRLLDMGFTHRQTVLIIYGIAMMFGLAAIIFSMAKLWGAILLITVILIAIEIFVEIIGLAGKNYKPLLNFMRIFNK, encoded by the coding sequence ATGCTTTACGTGTCTTTAATAGCAGCATTCGTTGCTTCCATTTTGTTAACTCCACTAGTTAAACGTTTAGCGTTTAGAATTGGTGCCGTTGACGCGCCAAACTATCGAAAAGTACATGCACGCATAATGCCAAGGCTTGGTGGTCTTGCGATTTTCCTTGCGTTTTTAATAGGGTTGGCGTTCATACAGCCACAAGGTGAAAATAGTTTAGCGATTATTATCGGAGCTTGTATCATTGTAGCAACTGGTGTCATTGATGATATGCGCGAAATTTCCGCAAAGGCAAAAATGCTTGGCCAAGTTGTTGCTGCCCTTGTCGTTATTTTTGTAGGCGGTATTCAAATTGACTTTATTAACTTGCCATTTGGTGGGCAATTAGATTTTGGTTTCTTAAGTATTCCATTTACTATATTATGGATTGTTGGTATTACAAATGCGATTAACTTAATTGATGGCTTAGACGGTTTAGCTGCAGGTGTTTCTTCTATTGCACTAATCACATTATCAGGTATGGCTTTTATAATGGGCGATATGTTCGTATTAGCCTTTGCAGCAATTTTAGCTGCAGCAACAATTGGTTTCCTATTTTATAACTTCCATCCAGCAAAAATCTTCATGGGTGATACTGGGGCATTATTTTTAGGATTTATGATTTCTGTATTAGCATTATTAGGATATAAAAACTTTACAATCATTTCGTTAATTATCCCAGTTATTATGCTAGGTGTACCGATTTCTGATACATTCTTTGCAATTGTTCGTCGTTTACGTATGAAGAAAAAATGGTCAGATCCAGATAAATCGCATTTACATCATCGATTATTGGATATGGGCTTTACTCATCGTCAAACAGTACTTATTATTTATGGCATTGCGATGATGTTCGGCTTAGCTGCCATTATCTTCTCAATGGCTAAATTATGGGGAGCAATTTTGCTTATTACGGTTATTTTAATCGCCATTGAAATTTTCGTTGAGATTATTGGCCTTGCAGGTAAAAACTATAAACCGCTATTAAATTTCATGCGGATTTTTAATAAATAA